TCACGGGACAGGAAGTGGTAATCAATGCCCGGCCGCTCGCCCGGCCGCGGGGCGCGGGTGGTGGCCGACACCGAAAAGGAGATGGCCGGAAATTCGGCGCACAACTTCTTGATCAGGGTGGATTTGCCGGCTCCGGACGGGGCGCAGATGACCAGAAACATTCCCAAACGTCTAGCCGGCATGGTCTTCCTCCTGAGCTTCGAATCGGGCCCCCAGGGTCTCGGCCTGGATGCCCGACAAAATGATGTGATTGGAATCCGTGATGATAATTGCGCGGGTTTTGCGGCCCTGGGTGGCGTCGATGAGCCGTTTGTCGGTCCGCGCCTCTTCACGCAGGCGGCGCATGGGCGAGGAGGCCGGGTTGACGATGGCTGTGACCCGGGCGGTGGCCACGAAGTTGCCAAAACCAATATTGAGAAGGCCGGAGGCCATGCGTCACCTTGCCCTTGGCTGACGGATAAAACGGAGCGGGCGCGCCGGACGCGCCCGCATAAGCATACAGAAAACCGGACCGATGAAAAGGCTGAACGGGCTATTCGAGGTTTTGCACCTGTTCCCGGCATTTTTCGAGCTCGGCCTTGAAATCCACCACCAGCCGGCTGATGTCGAGATTTTGGGCCTTGTTGCCGCAGGTGTTGATCTCGCGGAAGGCCTCCTGGATGAGGAAATCGAGCTTCTTGCCGATTTCGCCGCCTTCGCGAAGGAGTCCCTCAAGCCGGGCGATGTGGCCGCACAGACGGGTCATTTCTTCGGAAACATCGAGCTTGTCGGCCAGGATGGCGGTCTCCTGCAGCAGCCGGTCCTGGGTCGGCTCGTGGCCGACCTTTTCGAGCAAGGCGGTGATGCGGGTGACCAGCTGCTCGGTGCGCTCGGCCACAATGGCCGGCGCGCCGGCCTCGATGGCGGCCTGCCAATCCTTGAGCCGGGCCAGCCGCGTCAGCAGGTCCGTGGCCAGGGCGCGGCCTTCGCGGGACCGGGCGTCGTTGAAATCGACCAGGGCCAGACGCAGTCCTTCGGCCAGGGTGGCGAAGAGATCGGGATCGGGGTCCACGGCGTCTTCCTGCCAGAGATGGGAAATGGCCAGCATCCGGTTGAGGTCCGGGGTGTAGGGCAGGCCGCGTTCGGCGGCAAAGGCGGTCAGTTCGCTCAGCATGGCCCCGGCCAGGCCGGTGTTCAGGGTGGCCTTCCACATATCCACCCGCTTGGGGGAAAATTCCAGATGGATTTCCAGGCGTCCCCGGGCCACGGCTTCGCGCACCACGCGCTCCAGGGCTGCTTCGCTGGGGCGCAAAAACAGCGGCAGACGCCATTTGAGGTCGAGAAAACGGCTGTTGACGGCGCGCACTTCCCAGACCTGGGTGAAGGCGTCGGACTCAAGGCGGCTTTTGCCGTATCCGGTCATGCTTTTGGGCATGGAAGCTCCTTTTTCGGGGACAGGGTGCGGACGGCGCGTTCACGCAGATCCCGGCGATAGCGGCAGCGGATGTCGGTTAAACGCGCCAGCATGTCCGGCGCGGCATAGTCGGGAAACGTCCAGGGCAGGGTTTGCCAGGAGCCGGCCTGAAAGACAAGGGTCAAGTCGCCGAAGATGCCGTCCCCGAGATAGATGCGGTGGGTGAAGTTCTTGCCTGTGGCCAAGACGAAGCGTTCGCAGGTGAGCAGCCCCGGGTCGAGATTGACCCGACGGCGGCCGTCCGGGCGGCCGAGGCGGTCTTCGAGGACGTTGGTGGCCTGCTTGGCCGGTCCGAGCACAGCCTGGGACACCAACTCCGTAAAGCAGAACAGGCGGCGCACCAGCGGCACGCCCAGTTCATCATTATAATAGGCCGTATGGACGAACGGCATGGCCGGGTAGGCAATTTCCACCGGGCCGAAGCGGTCGGCCAGGCCGGCCAGGACTGCCGGCCAGCATTGGTTAAGCTCGGAGGAGAGGACCGAGACGACCAGCTTGGCCGGCAGCGGCTCGTGGGGACGGCTCATGCCACGGCCCCGGCAAGCGGCACAACGGTCAGGCAGTCCCCGTCGATGCCGACCGGCCGCGCCGCGACCAGGGAGCCAAGGGGCGCGTCGGGCGCAACGGCAAAGCGGCAATCCACGTACGCCTCGCAGGTGCCGGCCGCCGGGGCGCTGCGTTCCAAGGCCACCGTCAGCTGCGCCTGCCCGGCCAGCGTTTCCAGAAAAGCGGCGCTCTTGGCCGTGGCCAGGGCACGAAGAGCCTGGGCTCGTTCGATCTTGACTTCCTTGGCCACCTGACCGGCCATGGCGGCGGCCGGCGTGCCGGGACGCCGGGAATAGGGGAAGACGTGGGCGTAGGTGATGGGCAGGACGGCCAGGAATGCGGCGGTGGCGGCATAGGCGGCGTCGGATTCGCCGGGAAAACCGGTGAGCATATCCAGCCCGAGGGCCAGGTATTTCCATTTCACACGTATCTTGTCCACAAAAGAGGACACGGCAGCGGCATCGCCCGGCCGGCGGCGCATGGCCGTCAGGATGCCGGGATCGGCGCTTTGCAGGGATATGTGCAGATGGGGGCAGACATGGCGGCTTTCGGTCAGGACCTCCACGCCTTCCTGGGTCAGCATGGCCGGGTCGAGAGAACCCAGGCGCAACCGGAAACAATTGCCGTGGCTGGCGGCGAGATCCTTTTCCAGGGCGGCCACAAGCTGCCAGAAGGTCAGGGGCGGGGACAGGTCCGGGCCGAAATGGCCGAGGTTGATGCCGGTCAGCCCCAGTTCCTGGTGGCCGGCGGTCAGCAACCGTCGGGCTTCGTCCACAATGTCCGGGTAGGGCCGGGAAATCGAAGCGCCCCGGGCGCTGGGGACGATGCAGTAGGAGCAGCCGTGGGAGCAGCCGTCCTGAATTTTGAGCAAGGCTCTGGCCCGGTCGTAGTCGGTGACGGCCAGGGCGGGGAAGAGGCCGGCCGGCCGCAGGGCGGCTGAGGCGGCCTGGGCCGGGGAGCGGGCCAGGAGACCCTTGTCCGGGACCGGGACAGCTGTCAGGCCGGCAAAGGCGCGGGGACTCACGGCTGCGGCGCAGCCGGTGACCACCACCCTGGCGCCCGGGCGGGCCTGCCGGACAAGGGTGCGGGTCAGGCGGCGGCTTTCGGCTTCGGCCCGGGCAGTCACGGCACAGGACAAAAGGACGATCAAATCGGCCTCGGCGGCGGTCGCCGCCGGGGCGTATCCTGCGGCGGCAAAGGCTTCGGCCAGGGCCCTGGCCTCGTACTGGTTGACCTTGCAGCCCAAGGTCACCAGCCAGAAACGATGGATGTCGGATTGCGGCATGGAGGCGGCATACCAAAGGGTGGGCAGGAGGTCTACGGGAGCTGATTCGGAACGCTGGTTGCTAGGAGTCCTGGCAGGGGAAAAAATTGCCTTGGGAGGCGGACGTGCACAAGCGCATCATTGTATTTTTCGACATTCTGGCGCTGATGGGATTCGGGGCCTACATGGCCTTGACCATCTGGCGGCTGCCCGAGGAATTGCGTGGTCGCCTGCTGACCACGTCGTTGTCTTTGTTGGCCCGACTGACCACAGGCACGGGCTGAGTTGTCCTGTTTTGAGGACTTTTGAGCGGCACAGTCCGAGCATATCCTGGAAACGGGACTCGTCTGGTTCTTTATCTCCCTAAAAAAACAAGCGAATTGACTTGGACTGGTTCTTGAAAAGGATGCTCCATTCAATTGGATGGAGCATATGGCGAATACCTTTTCTCAGACCCAGACGGGCTGCCCGGTCAGCAAGGCCCCTGCCGCCAGCGCAATTGTCGGACAGGGGATAATCTATTTCCGGGCCTTGGTGGACCTCGGCAACGGCGGCGTGGCCGGCATCGAGGCCGCCCGGGACAGACGGGCTGCGACTGAGAGCATGCCGTGCCGGCCGGTGGCGGCCACCGGCCGCAGCTTGGCTCAGGGAAGCGATGCCCTGGGAGCCTGGGGCAGCGAAGTCCGGGAGCCGGCCGCCTATTTGGTTCGGGGTGGTCTTGGCAGCTCGGCTGCCGGCCTTGGGGCTGCGGTTGGGGTCAACGCCGGCCGTGTCATCATCATGTATGACGTTGCCGCGCTGCTGGCCGACCCGGCTCGGGCCATCGACACCCTGGTTGCCGCCAAGTGCGGCGGAGCCCGGGTGCTCCTCGACAACTTCGATATGGACACCCCGCCTGCCCGATTCATGGAAATGCTCCCGGCCGATATTTTGCGAGTCGACCCCAGGCAGATGCCCTGGCATTGGGATGACGCCAAACGTCAGGAGGCCATGGCCTCACTGGTGCATTTTGCCGGGAATCTCCTGATGGACGTTGCAGTGGAGGGTGTACACAGCATTGGGCACAGACGGGAACTCAAGCAACTCGGTGTACGTTACGGACAAGGCGGCTGGCGTCGCGATACTTCCGGTCTCGTTCCTGACCCCAATATCTTGGTATAGTGCTTCACATTTCCCCTATCCGTTTTGTTGATGGGGGTGCGGCCTGGTGAAAGGATCTCGTTGCCCTCGGGTCCTTTCGCCAGGTTGCCTTTATAGTGCCCAGGAAAATGTTTGCGGAGTCATTCTCTACGCCTTGTCGCCGTCTTTTTTTGTATACCTCCGTTTGGGTATTCCTATTTGCAGTCTTAAACGGTGCCTGTTTTTCGTTGAATATTTATCGTGTTGGCTGCGGGCCAAAAATTATAGAAAAATATAGTTCTTGCGCAGGTACGCTGGCCGATGTAATATTTGAAGTGATTGTGTGTCTTGTCTTATGAGGCCACAAAGCAAGCGAGGAGTATCCATGGATGATTTTTTGAGAGAAGCGCTGGAAATCGTCAAAGCGCAGGCAAGTGTCCGCAATATGACCGAGGCTGAAATTACCTCCATGGTGCGTCGGTTGGCGGATGATATTCGCGGCATCGTTGCCTCAGGTTCGGCTGCGCCTGTTGCCGATGAACCGGCGTCCGCTCCGGCTGTTGATCCCAAAAAGGCCGTGCGCGAGCGCAGCATCATCTGCCTTGAGTCGGGCAAGTCGTTTAAGATCCTGACCAAGAAGCATCTTTCCAAGTTCGGCCTGACCCCCGAAACCTATCGGGAGAAGTGGGGCTACGCCAAGAAGATGCCTCTGGTTTGCAAGGAGTTGCAGCGTGAACGCCGCAAGAAGATGAAGGAAATGAAGCTCTGGGAGAAGCGCATTAAAAAATAATGCGCCCTGAAGCTGGTTGAACGGAAAAGCCCGGACAGATTTCCTGTCCGGGCTTTTTGCGTTGTGCGACGGGGAGCCTCGACTGGCTGGGGCTTGGTTTAGGCCGATGCCGGCCCAGCCCCCGGCGTTTCGAACTACTTGGCCGGTTCCTTTGCCGGGGAGTCGTCGCCCGAGGGCGGCACGGCGTCCGCAGCGGAGTCGAGGGCCAGACGTCTGTAGCGGACGGCCAGGGGACGGGCGTCGGTCGGCGAAAAGGCATGCGCTCCGCGATTGGCCTGGGTCCAGGCCAGGGTCACCACGTTTTCTCCGGGCTTGGCGGCAAAGGTGATTTCGCCGCTCCCCGGCCCGGTGGCCAGATCAATAGCGGCGACGGCCACGCCGTTGACCGACACCGTGCCGCGCTGGCCGGGCAGCGGGCTGTCTGCGGCATAGCGCAGGATGACGGGACCGGCATGGTCCCTGGCAAAGGTCAGGGTGGAGACGTCATAGCCCCAGCGAAAGACTCCCCCGGCCTCGTCCGGCATGGGAACGTCCAGGCCGTGTTCGGCAACGCGCAGCGTGCGGCTGTGCAGGCGATTGTCCTCAGGGACGACATAGGCCTGGACCGAGGCCAGCCGGACCTGCTCCAGCGGATTGTCGATCCGGTTGGCCCGGTCGCCGGAAACATAGGGCCGCAGGCGCACATCCATGGTTGTAAACGGGACTTTGGCTGTTGTTTGCAGAAACAGCGGGCCAGTCACCTCCTGCCCCGCAAGAGCGGCGAGACTGGCATAGGGGGCATGGTCAAAGCGCACGTCAATGCCCAGCCGGTTGCCCGGGCGGTGCATCCGGGCGTCGACCACCAGATAGACCGGACCAGGGGGAAAGGGCGAGGGCGAAACAAAGCGGAGGGTGATTTCGCCCTCCTGGCCGGTCAGGGCCGGGCACATCCAGAACTGGTCCTGGTCGGCAAAGAAACGGATGCGGCGCAGGGAATGGACGTGGCGCAAAAAGGTGTGGGGCGGCAGGCCCAGCGTGCCGGCGTAGGGCGTGCTCGGACTCCAGTCGATCTGTCCGGTGCGCAGGATCAGGGCTCTATACAGCGGCATGTTGCCCGATGGGCCGGCAAAAGGCGGCGGCAGGGGGGCGTCGCGGACAAAGGCAAACGCGGGCTCCGGGGTCACGTGGGCGAGCATCTTGGAGAAAAAGAACAGGTTCACCTGCTTCTGCTCCGGGGTTACGGCATAGTCGGCCAGGCTCCCGGCCGGGGTCGCGGCCCGCATATACCAGTCTACAGCTCCGGCCGCAAAATTATCGTCAAAGATGACAAACGATTGGCTGTCGGTGTTGGCAGCCAGGATATGGGCGATACGCTTGTAGCGTTCCTGGTTGTCGTGCCAGGCGTCGCAGACGGCGGCGTCGGGATGGTAGAAGGCCCGGCCGTCGCGTAGCACGAACACGCCGCCAAGAACAGCCAACAGGACCAGGACGCTCCAATTGCTGCGAAGCGCCCGGGGCAGGAGATGGGTGCATGCCGCGGCCAGACAGGCAAACAGGAGCGGCAGGGCGTAGCTGAGGTGTACCGGGGTGAAGTGGCCGGTGTAGCGGATGGCCAGGAGCAGGAGCGGGAAGGCAGTGGTAAGCAGCAGGCAGCACAAGGCCCGGCCGGGGTTGGCGCGCCACAGCCGGAGAAGTCCCAGGGACATGGCGGCCGCCGGCAACAGCCACAGCCGCTGTCCGTCAAAATAGCCGAAGTTGAAAAACTGCAGCAGTTGGAACGTCAGCTTGGACGTCGTGACGCCAAGGTCCCCGGAGGCCTGGATGAAGGCACTGGCGTAGGACTGGGTGTGCAGCCATTTGACGCTGGCCAGAAAGGCCAGGGAGGGCAAGGCCGTGACCACGCTGCCGACGGCGAACAGCAGGATGTCGCGCACCGGGGTGACGCCCAGTCGCGTCAGCCGGGCCGCCACAAGACATAACCCCTGGCAGGCCATGATGACCAGACCCACGTAGTGCATGGCCACAATGGGGAAATTGACCGCCACAAGCCGCAGGACATCCCGGCGCGTTGGCGTTGCAATAAGCCTGAAAAGCAGGAGAAAGCCCAGACAGCAGAAGATCTGGATCAGGGCGTAGGGGCGGACCTGTCGGGAGATCCAGATATGCAGGGGGTTCACGCTGGCCAAGGCCATGGCGGTCGTGGCCATAAGCCGGGAACCGGCCGCCGTGCCCGAACCGAGCCGGGCGGCCACCAGGCCGATCAGCGGAATGCTGGCAATGCCGGCCAGGGCTGAGGGCAGGCGCACAAAGGCGTCGTTGGCCCAGATCCATTGCAGCAGGTGATTGAACCAGTAATAGAGCGGCGGATGGATTTCCACCCGCCAACTCAGATCGGTGAGGTAGGCGAGGGAGTTGGCGGCATGGACCGTGACGAGCATCTCGTCGAACCACTGGGACTGGGCGCCAAGGCCCCACAGACGCAGCCCGGCCGCCGTGGCCATAATGACGGCCCAGAGGAGCCAGTCGGCCTTGGTGCACTGTTGCGGGACAAGTTTGCGCCAGGAACGTCTTCCGGGGGAAGCGGCATGTGGAGGGACGACAGACACGGCCCAAGGGTAGCGTTTTCCGCGCCTGGCCGCAATGGAGCGCCCGGGGGCACAATACGTCCGTTAGAGTCCGGGCATGGCGGGAGCACAGGCCGCGTGCTCCCGCCACGCTTAGGGCTTTTTGTCCGCCTCGCCAGGGCCGCGCTTCGGGGCATAGCGGTTGACGATGGGCAGACGCCAGTCCTTGCCAAAGGCGCGCGGCGTGATCTTCGGCCCCGGCGGACTTTGGCGGCGCTTGTATTCGTTGCGGTCCACCAGCCGCGTCACCCGGTCGACCACGGCCGCGTCCAGGCCGCGCTCCACCATGGTTGTCGGCGACAGGCCAAGCTCCACATAGGCCCTGAGCACCGGATCGAGGACGTCGTATTCCGGCAGCGAATCCGAATCCTTCTGGTTGGGCCGCAGTTCCGCCGTGGGCGGTTTGACCAGCACGCGCTCGGGAATGAGATCCAGGCCGGCCTGTTCGTTGCGCCAGCGGCAGACGGCATAGACCAGGGTCTTGGGCACGTCTTTTATGACCGCATAGCCGCCGGCCGTGTCGCCGTAGAGGGTGGAATAGCCGACGCCCACCTCGGACTTGTTGCCCGTGGTCAGGACGAGGCGGCCGAATTTGTTGGAAAGGGCCATTAAAAGCGTGCCCCGGATGCGCGGTTGCAGGTTCTCCTCGGTGACGTCAAAGGGGCGGTCGCCGAAAAGCGGGGCCAGGGCCTGGAGAAAGGCCTGGAAAATCGGTTCGATGACCACGGTTTTGCACTCGATGCCGAGCCGCGCGGCCAGGGCCTCGGCGTCTTCCAGGCTGTCGTCGGAGGAAAACCGGGTGGGCATGGCCACGCCCAGCACATTGTGCGGCCCCAGGGCGTCAGCGGCGATAACCGCGGTCAGGGACGAATCAATGCCGCCGGACAGTCCCAGGGTGACGCCGGTAAAACCGGATTTGCGCACATAGTCCCGGGTGGCGACGACCAGGGCACGGTAGACTTCCTCAAGCGGCCCGAGGCAGGGGGCGATGGCCGGTTCGGCCAGTCGGGGGCGGG
This DNA window, taken from Desulfovibrio sp. TomC, encodes the following:
- a CDS encoding YicC/YloC family endoribonuclease; protein product: MPKSMTGYGKSRLESDAFTQVWEVRAVNSRFLDLKWRLPLFLRPSEAALERVVREAVARGRLEIHLEFSPKRVDMWKATLNTGLAGAMLSELTAFAAERGLPYTPDLNRMLAISHLWQEDAVDPDPDLFATLAEGLRLALVDFNDARSREGRALATDLLTRLARLKDWQAAIEAGAPAIVAERTEQLVTRITALLEKVGHEPTQDRLLQETAILADKLDVSEEMTRLCGHIARLEGLLREGGEIGKKLDFLIQEAFREINTCGNKAQNLDISRLVVDFKAELEKCREQVQNLE
- a CDS encoding MucR family transcriptional regulator; its protein translation is MDDFLREALEIVKAQASVRNMTEAEITSMVRRLADDIRGIVASGSAAPVADEPASAPAVDPKKAVRERSIICLESGKSFKILTKKHLSKFGLTPETYREKWGYAKKMPLVCKELQRERRKKMKEMKLWEKRIKK
- a CDS encoding DUF370 domain-containing protein translates to MASGLLNIGFGNFVATARVTAIVNPASSPMRRLREEARTDKRLIDATQGRKTRAIIITDSNHIILSGIQAETLGARFEAQEEDHAG
- a CDS encoding DUF4416 family protein gives rise to the protein MSRPHEPLPAKLVVSVLSSELNQCWPAVLAGLADRFGPVEIAYPAMPFVHTAYYNDELGVPLVRRLFCFTELVSQAVLGPAKQATNVLEDRLGRPDGRRRVNLDPGLLTCERFVLATGKNFTHRIYLGDGIFGDLTLVFQAGSWQTLPWTFPDYAAPDMLARLTDIRCRYRRDLRERAVRTLSPKKELPCPKA
- a CDS encoding NAD+ synthase, with the protein product MATLRLALSQINPTVGDVGGNAAAILAQLDAAKAAGADIIVFPEMAVSGYPPEDLLLKPDFVAACMAAAQDIVRASRGTTVIFGCPWLDGDLVNAAVTAHDGTLAGVSAKRFLPNYGVFDENRYFATGRGTTVYDRAGLVFGVSVCEDIWYPDGPPTEQAKHGGARLLINISASPYHMDKGVSRQRMLATRAADNGAFVAYANLVGGQDELVFDGQSLVFGPDGVLLARGPQFTEDLLVCDLDIDQPTRQRLLDPRCRKWEPVPAGCPARVFLPDLPAVPRPRLAEPAIAPCLGPLEEVYRALVVATRDYVRKSGFTGVTLGLSGGIDSSLTAVIAADALGPHNVLGVAMPTRFSSDDSLEDAEALAARLGIECKTVVIEPIFQAFLQALAPLFGDRPFDVTEENLQPRIRGTLLMALSNKFGRLVLTTGNKSEVGVGYSTLYGDTAGGYAVIKDVPKTLVYAVCRWRNEQAGLDLIPERVLVKPPTAELRPNQKDSDSLPEYDVLDPVLRAYVELGLSPTTMVERGLDAAVVDRVTRLVDRNEYKRRQSPPGPKITPRAFGKDWRLPIVNRYAPKRGPGEADKKP
- a CDS encoding glycosyltransferase family 39 protein, encoding MATAAGLRLWGLGAQSQWFDEMLVTVHAANSLAYLTDLSWRVEIHPPLYYWFNHLLQWIWANDAFVRLPSALAGIASIPLIGLVAARLGSGTAAGSRLMATTAMALASVNPLHIWISRQVRPYALIQIFCCLGFLLLFRLIATPTRRDVLRLVAVNFPIVAMHYVGLVIMACQGLCLVAARLTRLGVTPVRDILLFAVGSVVTALPSLAFLASVKWLHTQSYASAFIQASGDLGVTTSKLTFQLLQFFNFGYFDGQRLWLLPAAAMSLGLLRLWRANPGRALCCLLLTTAFPLLLLAIRYTGHFTPVHLSYALPLLFACLAAACTHLLPRALRSNWSVLVLLAVLGGVFVLRDGRAFYHPDAAVCDAWHDNQERYKRIAHILAANTDSQSFVIFDDNFAAGAVDWYMRAATPAGSLADYAVTPEQKQVNLFFFSKMLAHVTPEPAFAFVRDAPLPPPFAGPSGNMPLYRALILRTGQIDWSPSTPYAGTLGLPPHTFLRHVHSLRRIRFFADQDQFWMCPALTGQEGEITLRFVSPSPFPPGPVYLVVDARMHRPGNRLGIDVRFDHAPYASLAALAGQEVTGPLFLQTTAKVPFTTMDVRLRPYVSGDRANRIDNPLEQVRLASVQAYVVPEDNRLHSRTLRVAEHGLDVPMPDEAGGVFRWGYDVSTLTFARDHAGPVILRYAADSPLPGQRGTVSVNGVAVAAIDLATGPGSGEITFAAKPGENVVTLAWTQANRGAHAFSPTDARPLAVRYRRLALDSAADAVPPSGDDSPAKEPAK
- a CDS encoding EAL domain-containing protein — translated: MANTFSQTQTGCPVSKAPAASAIVGQGIIYFRALVDLGNGGVAGIEAARDRRAATESMPCRPVAATGRSLAQGSDALGAWGSEVREPAAYLVRGGLGSSAAGLGAAVGVNAGRVIIMYDVAALLADPARAIDTLVAAKCGGARVLLDNFDMDTPPARFMEMLPADILRVDPRQMPWHWDDAKRQEAMASLVHFAGNLLMDVAVEGVHSIGHRRELKQLGVRYGQGGWRRDTSGLVPDPNILV
- a CDS encoding MiaB/RimO family radical SAM methylthiotransferase encodes the protein MPQSDIHRFWLVTLGCKVNQYEARALAEAFAAAGYAPAATAAEADLIVLLSCAVTARAEAESRRLTRTLVRQARPGARVVVTGCAAAVSPRAFAGLTAVPVPDKGLLARSPAQAASAALRPAGLFPALAVTDYDRARALLKIQDGCSHGCSYCIVPSARGASISRPYPDIVDEARRLLTAGHQELGLTGINLGHFGPDLSPPLTFWQLVAALEKDLAASHGNCFRLRLGSLDPAMLTQEGVEVLTESRHVCPHLHISLQSADPGILTAMRRRPGDAAAVSSFVDKIRVKWKYLALGLDMLTGFPGESDAAYAATAAFLAVLPITYAHVFPYSRRPGTPAAAMAGQVAKEVKIERAQALRALATAKSAAFLETLAGQAQLTVALERSAPAAGTCEAYVDCRFAVAPDAPLGSLVAARPVGIDGDCLTVVPLAGAVA